A single window of Caldimicrobium thiodismutans DNA harbors:
- the purM gene encoding phosphoribosylformylglycinamidine cyclo-ligase: protein MREAERYKEAGVDLEKANLLIEIVKRKTQKLPQKGVIHDIGGYAGLYSLDLSCCRNPVLVSSTDGVGTKIKLAILADLHTGIGIDLVAMCVNDIITTGARPLFFLDYIAMGKFNEKVFNELIEGITKGCEVSQCALLGGETAEMPGMYAEEDYDLAGFVVGIVERDRIIDGSEISIGDVVIGLASSGLHSNGFSLVRKIILDEHKFSLDYIPPELGKPLAEELLTPTKIYVPTILTLINKGLKIKGIAHITGGGFYDNIPRILPRNCKVVLEKKAWEWPPVFKYLQKLGNISEEEMYHVFNCGIGMALIVDKSSVDEVIAFLNALGEISYILGHVEKLQEKESQVQLI, encoded by the coding sequence ATGAGAGAGGCAGAGCGGTATAAAGAGGCTGGAGTTGACCTTGAAAAGGCTAATCTGCTAATAGAAATAGTGAAAAGAAAGACCCAAAAACTCCCTCAAAAGGGAGTTATTCATGATATCGGTGGTTATGCGGGGTTGTATTCTCTTGATCTTTCCTGTTGCAGAAATCCCGTGCTTGTGTCTTCAACGGATGGAGTGGGTACTAAAATTAAATTAGCCATACTTGCTGATCTTCATACCGGGATAGGCATTGATCTGGTAGCCATGTGTGTAAATGATATTATTACCACAGGGGCAAGGCCCCTTTTCTTTTTAGATTATATTGCCATGGGAAAATTTAATGAAAAGGTTTTTAACGAACTTATAGAGGGAATCACCAAGGGGTGTGAGGTATCCCAGTGTGCCTTATTGGGTGGTGAGACAGCTGAAATGCCAGGGATGTATGCTGAAGAAGATTATGATCTTGCTGGATTTGTAGTGGGAATTGTAGAAAGAGATAGAATCATTGATGGTTCAGAGATCTCTATTGGGGATGTTGTGATAGGACTTGCCTCAAGTGGATTACATAGTAATGGTTTTTCTCTTGTCAGAAAAATTATTCTTGATGAACATAAATTTTCCCTTGATTATATTCCACCTGAGCTTGGAAAACCCTTAGCTGAAGAATTACTTACACCAACTAAGATCTATGTTCCTACCATATTAACCCTAATAAATAAAGGGCTTAAAATAAAAGGTATCGCCCACATTACAGGGGGAGGCTTTTACGATAATATTCCCAGAATTTTACCCAGAAATTGTAAAGTGGTTTTAGAAAAAAAAGCCTGGGAATGGCCACCAGTTTTTAAATACCTACAGAAATTAGGAAATATCAGTGAAGAGGAAATGTATCATGTCTTTAATTGTGGAATCGGAATGGCTCTTATTGTAGATAAATCATCAGTAGATGAAGTAATAGCCTTTTTAAATGCCTTAGGAGAAATATCTTATATTCTCGGACATGTTGAAAAATTACAAGAAAAGGAATCTCAGGTTCAGTTAATCTAA
- the topA gene encoding type I DNA topoisomerase encodes MTKKLNGKNKFLFIVESPSKIKTLSKILNNSGHSFLFLATFGHIKDLPIKSMGINPHTFDPYLEVLNSKRAVLSKLKKLLSSVNKIYIATDPDREGEAIGYHLLEYIQKNQPFPLEIKRIELREITEIGIKNAFNNLRDIDENLYTAWKARRVLDRLIGYKVSPFLSKNFKKALSAGRVQSPALRLITEREKEIETFRPEKSYSLMVIAESSSGECFEIELFSKKELLKTKNSEGLLEIFKEYLEGKEIELSSIKDKTLKKYPPQPLKTSTLIEVAGKFLGLSPKETMKIAQTLYEEGYITYMRTDSTRVSPLAKKEAKAYIERLFGKEYVGGERKVKLSAHAQDAHECIRPTQILRQTPPIGKRERALYELIKRIFLASQMREAIYAERMYVFKNAYLPKDLKLILKRQKLVFDGYLLLLGREEKEDKDFPDLREGDLLKIKGYKIKEHITKPPERYTPQSLIKKLEALGIGRPSTYASMLDILFTRGYIEEEGRYLKPTELGRRVCEFLERVTPLFMDYQFTANLEKALDEIAEEKRSYYSTVKEVFEILEGYLSKR; translated from the coding sequence ATGACTAAAAAGCTTAATGGTAAAAATAAATTTCTTTTCATTGTTGAATCACCAAGTAAGATTAAGACTTTAAGTAAAATTCTAAATAATTCAGGGCATTCCTTTCTTTTTTTAGCTACCTTTGGACATATTAAGGATCTTCCAATAAAAAGTATGGGAATAAATCCCCATACCTTTGACCCCTATCTTGAAGTTCTTAATTCTAAAAGAGCTGTTTTATCTAAATTAAAAAAACTTCTCTCTTCAGTAAATAAAATTTACATTGCAACTGACCCAGACCGCGAAGGTGAGGCTATTGGATATCATCTTCTTGAATATATTCAGAAAAACCAACCTTTTCCTTTAGAAATTAAACGCATTGAGCTTAGAGAAATTACTGAAATTGGTATCAAAAATGCCTTTAATAACTTAAGAGATATTGATGAAAATCTTTACACTGCCTGGAAAGCAAGAAGAGTGCTTGATAGACTTATTGGCTATAAAGTATCCCCCTTTTTATCCAAAAATTTTAAAAAGGCCCTTTCTGCTGGAAGGGTTCAAAGTCCTGCTCTAAGACTTATTACAGAGAGGGAAAAGGAAATCGAAACCTTTAGACCAGAAAAGAGCTATTCTCTTATGGTGATAGCAGAGTCTTCTTCAGGAGAGTGCTTTGAAATTGAACTTTTCTCAAAAAAAGAATTACTTAAAACTAAAAACTCAGAAGGATTATTAGAAATTTTTAAAGAATATCTTGAAGGAAAAGAGATAGAGCTTTCTTCTATTAAAGATAAAACCTTGAAAAAATATCCGCCTCAACCTTTAAAGACAAGCACTTTGATTGAAGTTGCTGGCAAATTTTTGGGGCTTTCTCCTAAGGAGACCATGAAGATAGCTCAGACCCTTTATGAAGAAGGATACATAACTTACATGAGAACAGATTCAACAAGGGTAAGTCCTTTGGCTAAGAAGGAGGCTAAAGCTTATATTGAGAGGCTTTTTGGGAAAGAATATGTGGGAGGTGAGAGAAAGGTTAAGTTATCAGCCCATGCCCAGGATGCTCACGAATGCATAAGACCAACTCAAATCCTGAGACAAACACCTCCTATAGGGAAAAGGGAAAGAGCCCTCTATGAACTCATAAAAAGGATTTTTCTTGCCTCACAGATGAGGGAGGCTATTTATGCGGAGAGAATGTATGTGTTTAAAAATGCATATCTTCCAAAGGATCTCAAACTTATTCTAAAAAGGCAAAAGTTGGTTTTTGATGGATATTTACTTCTCCTTGGCAGGGAAGAAAAAGAAGATAAAGATTTTCCAGACCTAAGAGAGGGTGACCTCTTAAAAATAAAAGGTTATAAAATCAAAGAGCATATCACTAAGCCACCTGAGAGATATACTCCTCAATCTCTAATTAAAAAATTGGAGGCCCTTGGTATTGGCAGACCTTCAACTTATGCAAGCATGCTTGATATTCTTTTCACAAGAGGTTATATAGAAGAAGAGGGAAGGTATCTTAAACCAACAGAGCTTGGCAGAAGGGTTTGTGAATTTTTAGAAAGGGTAACCCCACTTTTTATGGATTATCAATTTACTGCTAACCTGGAAAAAGCCCTTGATGAAATAGCGGAGGAAAAGAGAAGTTATTATTCTACAGTTAAAGAAGTCTTTGAAATCTTAGAGGGTTATCTTTCAAAAAGATGA
- the cobI gene encoding precorrin-2 C(20)-methyltransferase, with amino-acid sequence MKLYVIGVGPGDPELITLKGLKILKDCPLLFYPTGGRETLALSVIEKVVSLKDKRLIELYFPMQKIDELYNHWEELAQRVSSALSESKIGAFITLGDPAFYSTFFYLKPFLEKSGIEMEIIPGISSFSGFSAKLKIPLSLNKEEVVITNADTFLKSLSNYLIFDTIVLLKTHRYLKEIKEFSKKHAYMGLVGKRVGQDLEKIWYNLDEVEENELDYFTLVVLKKL; translated from the coding sequence ATGAAGCTTTATGTAATTGGAGTTGGCCCAGGGGATCCTGAATTAATAACCCTTAAGGGTTTAAAAATTTTAAAAGACTGTCCCCTCCTTTTTTATCCTACAGGAGGAAGGGAGACCCTTGCCTTATCAGTCATTGAAAAGGTTGTTTCCCTTAAAGACAAAAGGCTTATTGAGCTTTATTTTCCTATGCAGAAGATTGATGAGCTTTACAATCACTGGGAAGAACTTGCCCAAAGAGTTAGTTCTGCACTTTCTGAGTCAAAAATAGGGGCTTTTATCACCCTTGGAGACCCTGCTTTTTATTCCACCTTTTTTTACCTTAAGCCCTTTCTTGAAAAAAGTGGAATTGAAATGGAAATTATCCCGGGAATAAGTTCTTTTTCTGGATTTTCAGCTAAGCTCAAAATCCCCCTGTCCCTTAATAAAGAAGAAGTTGTAATAACCAATGCAGATACTTTTTTAAAAAGCCTTTCAAATTATCTTATCTTTGATACCATAGTTTTGCTGAAAACCCATCGGTATTTGAAAGAGATAAAGGAATTTTCAAAAAAGCATGCATATATGGGATTGGTTGGCAAGAGAGTAGGGCAGGACTTGGAAAAGATATGGTATAATCTGGATGAGGTTGAGGAAAATG